A genomic segment from Manduca sexta isolate Smith_Timp_Sample1 chromosome 13, JHU_Msex_v1.0, whole genome shotgun sequence encodes:
- the LOC115453274 gene encoding steroid hormone receptor ERR2 isoform X8, translating into MLKMCPLDDAWMFSDIVTSLEMIDHNVQMMSAVSGEPMLRRVKQETDPPPQYSTEPPAPHAQPLHPRPMPMMQPPEVPLSPQQLELETKDVKFCVSPEDGSIVGNTSPEQQHCSSTTAAAASGARDDDAPRRLCLVCGDVASGFHYGVASCEACKAFFKRTIQMLAQGNIEYTCPASNECEINKRRRKACQACRFRKCLRTGMLREGVRLDRVRGGRQKYRRAPDQALHQPRPQLDDIKVLEALSSYEPDLYTCSPPPSGVTDPTAKTLTMLADLYDKELVGVIGWAKQIPGFTDLQLNDQMRLLQSTWAEMLSLMLAYRSMSGGGGGALRLRFATDLSLDEQQAKDIGAHDLYLQVCGVARRLERAAALREECYLLKALALANSEARLDEHAALRRFRDHILAALNDAVSALRPYNANAALQQLLLVLPALRLADVAVRRFWSGVHRDRRAPMNKLFVEMLEASLR; encoded by the exons GTGCAAATGATGTCGGCAGTAAGTGGCGAGCCGATGCTACGTCGTGTGAAGCAAGAGACCGACCCGCCGCCGCAGTACTCCACCGAGCCGCCGGCGCCGCACGCGCAGCCGCTCCACCCGCGCCCGATGCCCATGATGCAGCCGCCAGAG GTACCGTTGTCTCCCCAACAGCTGGAGTTGGAGACGAAGGACGTGAAGTTCTGCGTGTCTCCCGAAGACGGTTCTATAGTGGGCAACACCAGCCCTGAGCAGCAGCACTGCTCGTCGACCACAGCCGCCGCCGCCAGCGGGGCCAGGGATGATGACGCGCCTCGCAGACTCTGTCTCGTCTGTGGTGATGTCGCCTCAGGATTCCATTACGGTGTGGCCAGCTGTGAAGCTTGCAAGGCGTTCTTCAAGAGGACCATACAG ATGCTTGCGCAGGGCAACATAGAGTACACGTGTCCCGCGTCAAACGAATGCGAGATCAACAAGCGGAGGCGGAAGGCGTGCCAGGCGTGCCGTTTCCGCAAGTGCCTGCGCACGGGCATGCTGCGCGAGGGCGTGCGGCTGGACCGCGTGCGCGGCGGCCGGCAGAAGTACCGCCGCGCGCCCGACCAGGCGCTGCACCAGCCGCGCCCGCAGCTCGACGACATCAAG GTGCTGGAAGCGTTGTCTTCATACGAGCCGGACCTGTACACGTGCTCGCCGCCGCCCAGCGGCGTGACGGACCCCACGGCCAAGACCCTTACGATGCTCGCGGACTTATACGACAAGGAGCTGGTCGGAGTGATCGGCTGGGCCAAGCAGATACCTGGATTCACGGATCTTCAGTTGAATGATCAG ATGCGGCTGTTACAAAGCACATGGGCGGAGATGCTGAGCCTGATGCTGGCGTACAGATCCAtgtcgggcggcggcggcggcgcgctgcgGCTGCGGTTCGCGACCGACCTCTCGCTCGACGAGCAGCAGGCCAAGGACATCGGCGCCCACGACCTGTACCTGCAG GTGTGCGGCGTGGCGCGGCGGCTGgagcgcgcggcggcgctgcgCGAGGAGTGCTACCTGCTGAAGGCGCTGGCGCTCGCCAACTCCGAGGCGCGCCTCGACGAGCACGCCGCGCTGCGCCGCTTCCGCGACCACATCCTCGCCGCGCTCAACGACGCCGTCTCCGCGCTCAG GCCGTACAACGCGAACGCGGCGCTGCAGCAGCTGCTGCTGGTGCTGCCGGCGCTGCGGCTGGCGGACGTGGCGGTGCGGCGCTTCTGGTCGGGCGTGCACCGCGACCGGCGCGCGCCCATGAACAAGCTGTTCGTGGAGATGCTGGAGGCGAGCCTGCGGTAG
- the LOC115453274 gene encoding steroid hormone receptor ERR2 isoform X6 — protein sequence MVQMMSAVSGEPMLRRVKQETDPPPQYSTEPPAPHAQPLHPRPMPMMQPPEVSTKRTAEVKQERACLQPLQARQIYAMLPPKVPLSPQQLELETKDVKFCVSPEDGSIVGNTSPEQQHCSSTTAAAASGARDDDAPRRLCLVCGDVASGFHYGVASCEACKAFFKRTIQMLAQGNIEYTCPASNECEINKRRRKACQACRFRKCLRTGMLREGVRLDRVRGGRQKYRRAPDQALHQPRPQLDDIKVLEALSSYEPDLYTCSPPPSGVTDPTAKTLTMLADLYDKELVGVIGWAKQIPGFTDLQLNDQMRLLQSTWAEMLSLMLAYRSMSGGGGGALRLRFATDLSLDEQQAKDIGAHDLYLQVCGVARRLERAAALREECYLLKALALANSEARLDEHAALRRFRDHILAALNDAVSALRPYNANAALQQLLLVLPALRLADVAVRRFWSGVHRDRRAPMNKLFVEMLEASLR from the exons GTGCAAATGATGTCGGCAGTAAGTGGCGAGCCGATGCTACGTCGTGTGAAGCAAGAGACCGACCCGCCGCCGCAGTACTCCACCGAGCCGCCGGCGCCGCACGCGCAGCCGCTCCACCCGCGCCCGATGCCCATGATGCAGCCGCCAGAGGTGAGCACCAAACGGACAGCCGAGGTGAAACAGGAGCGCGCGTGCCTCCAGCCGCTGCAGGCGAGGCAGATATACGCCATGCTGCCGCCGAAG GTACCGTTGTCTCCCCAACAGCTGGAGTTGGAGACGAAGGACGTGAAGTTCTGCGTGTCTCCCGAAGACGGTTCTATAGTGGGCAACACCAGCCCTGAGCAGCAGCACTGCTCGTCGACCACAGCCGCCGCCGCCAGCGGGGCCAGGGATGATGACGCGCCTCGCAGACTCTGTCTCGTCTGTGGTGATGTCGCCTCAGGATTCCATTACGGTGTGGCCAGCTGTGAAGCTTGCAAGGCGTTCTTCAAGAGGACCATACAG ATGCTTGCGCAGGGCAACATAGAGTACACGTGTCCCGCGTCAAACGAATGCGAGATCAACAAGCGGAGGCGGAAGGCGTGCCAGGCGTGCCGTTTCCGCAAGTGCCTGCGCACGGGCATGCTGCGCGAGGGCGTGCGGCTGGACCGCGTGCGCGGCGGCCGGCAGAAGTACCGCCGCGCGCCCGACCAGGCGCTGCACCAGCCGCGCCCGCAGCTCGACGACATCAAG GTGCTGGAAGCGTTGTCTTCATACGAGCCGGACCTGTACACGTGCTCGCCGCCGCCCAGCGGCGTGACGGACCCCACGGCCAAGACCCTTACGATGCTCGCGGACTTATACGACAAGGAGCTGGTCGGAGTGATCGGCTGGGCCAAGCAGATACCTGGATTCACGGATCTTCAGTTGAATGATCAG ATGCGGCTGTTACAAAGCACATGGGCGGAGATGCTGAGCCTGATGCTGGCGTACAGATCCAtgtcgggcggcggcggcggcgcgctgcgGCTGCGGTTCGCGACCGACCTCTCGCTCGACGAGCAGCAGGCCAAGGACATCGGCGCCCACGACCTGTACCTGCAG GTGTGCGGCGTGGCGCGGCGGCTGgagcgcgcggcggcgctgcgCGAGGAGTGCTACCTGCTGAAGGCGCTGGCGCTCGCCAACTCCGAGGCGCGCCTCGACGAGCACGCCGCGCTGCGCCGCTTCCGCGACCACATCCTCGCCGCGCTCAACGACGCCGTCTCCGCGCTCAG GCCGTACAACGCGAACGCGGCGCTGCAGCAGCTGCTGCTGGTGCTGCCGGCGCTGCGGCTGGCGGACGTGGCGGTGCGGCGCTTCTGGTCGGGCGTGCACCGCGACCGGCGCGCGCCCATGAACAAGCTGTTCGTGGAGATGCTGGAGGCGAGCCTGCGGTAG
- the LOC115453274 gene encoding steroid hormone receptor ERR2 isoform X5 — MDWMEMEDVVQMMSAVSGEPMLRRVKQETDPPPQYSTEPPAPHAQPLHPRPMPMMQPPEVSTKRTAEVKQERACLQPLQARQIYAMLPPKLELETKDVKFCVSPEDGSIVGNTSPEQQHCSSTTAAAASGARDDDAPRRLCLVCGDVASGFHYGVASCEACKAFFKRTIQMLAQGNIEYTCPASNECEINKRRRKACQACRFRKCLRTGMLREGVRLDRVRGGRQKYRRAPDQALHQPRPQLDDIKVLEALSSYEPDLYTCSPPPSGVTDPTAKTLTMLADLYDKELVGVIGWAKQIPGFTDLQLNDQMRLLQSTWAEMLSLMLAYRSMSGGGGGALRLRFATDLSLDEQQAKDIGAHDLYLQVCGVARRLERAAALREECYLLKALALANSEARLDEHAALRRFRDHILAALNDAVSALRPYNANAALQQLLLVLPALRLADVAVRRFWSGVHRDRRAPMNKLFVEMLEASLR; from the exons GTGCAAATGATGTCGGCAGTAAGTGGCGAGCCGATGCTACGTCGTGTGAAGCAAGAGACCGACCCGCCGCCGCAGTACTCCACCGAGCCGCCGGCGCCGCACGCGCAGCCGCTCCACCCGCGCCCGATGCCCATGATGCAGCCGCCAGAGGTGAGCACCAAACGGACAGCCGAGGTGAAACAGGAGCGCGCGTGCCTCCAGCCGCTGCAGGCGAGGCAGATATACGCCATGCTGCCGCCGAAG CTGGAGTTGGAGACGAAGGACGTGAAGTTCTGCGTGTCTCCCGAAGACGGTTCTATAGTGGGCAACACCAGCCCTGAGCAGCAGCACTGCTCGTCGACCACAGCCGCCGCCGCCAGCGGGGCCAGGGATGATGACGCGCCTCGCAGACTCTGTCTCGTCTGTGGTGATGTCGCCTCAGGATTCCATTACGGTGTGGCCAGCTGTGAAGCTTGCAAGGCGTTCTTCAAGAGGACCATACAG ATGCTTGCGCAGGGCAACATAGAGTACACGTGTCCCGCGTCAAACGAATGCGAGATCAACAAGCGGAGGCGGAAGGCGTGCCAGGCGTGCCGTTTCCGCAAGTGCCTGCGCACGGGCATGCTGCGCGAGGGCGTGCGGCTGGACCGCGTGCGCGGCGGCCGGCAGAAGTACCGCCGCGCGCCCGACCAGGCGCTGCACCAGCCGCGCCCGCAGCTCGACGACATCAAG GTGCTGGAAGCGTTGTCTTCATACGAGCCGGACCTGTACACGTGCTCGCCGCCGCCCAGCGGCGTGACGGACCCCACGGCCAAGACCCTTACGATGCTCGCGGACTTATACGACAAGGAGCTGGTCGGAGTGATCGGCTGGGCCAAGCAGATACCTGGATTCACGGATCTTCAGTTGAATGATCAG ATGCGGCTGTTACAAAGCACATGGGCGGAGATGCTGAGCCTGATGCTGGCGTACAGATCCAtgtcgggcggcggcggcggcgcgctgcgGCTGCGGTTCGCGACCGACCTCTCGCTCGACGAGCAGCAGGCCAAGGACATCGGCGCCCACGACCTGTACCTGCAG GTGTGCGGCGTGGCGCGGCGGCTGgagcgcgcggcggcgctgcgCGAGGAGTGCTACCTGCTGAAGGCGCTGGCGCTCGCCAACTCCGAGGCGCGCCTCGACGAGCACGCCGCGCTGCGCCGCTTCCGCGACCACATCCTCGCCGCGCTCAACGACGCCGTCTCCGCGCTCAG GCCGTACAACGCGAACGCGGCGCTGCAGCAGCTGCTGCTGGTGCTGCCGGCGCTGCGGCTGGCGGACGTGGCGGTGCGGCGCTTCTGGTCGGGCGTGCACCGCGACCGGCGCGCGCCCATGAACAAGCTGTTCGTGGAGATGCTGGAGGCGAGCCTGCGGTAG
- the LOC115453274 gene encoding steroid hormone receptor ERR2 isoform X3 — MLKMCPLDDAWMFSDIVTSLEMIDHNVQMMSAVSGEPMLRRVKQETDPPPQYSTEPPAPHAQPLHPRPMPMMQPPEVSTKRTAEVKQERACLQPLQARQIYAMLPPKLELETKDVKFCVSPEDGSIVGNTSPEQQHCSSTTAAAASGARDDDAPRRLCLVCGDVASGFHYGVASCEACKAFFKRTIQMLAQGNIEYTCPASNECEINKRRRKACQACRFRKCLRTGMLREGVRLDRVRGGRQKYRRAPDQALHQPRPQLDDIKVLEALSSYEPDLYTCSPPPSGVTDPTAKTLTMLADLYDKELVGVIGWAKQIPGFTDLQLNDQMRLLQSTWAEMLSLMLAYRSMSGGGGGALRLRFATDLSLDEQQAKDIGAHDLYLQVCGVARRLERAAALREECYLLKALALANSEARLDEHAALRRFRDHILAALNDAVSALRPYNANAALQQLLLVLPALRLADVAVRRFWSGVHRDRRAPMNKLFVEMLEASLR, encoded by the exons GTGCAAATGATGTCGGCAGTAAGTGGCGAGCCGATGCTACGTCGTGTGAAGCAAGAGACCGACCCGCCGCCGCAGTACTCCACCGAGCCGCCGGCGCCGCACGCGCAGCCGCTCCACCCGCGCCCGATGCCCATGATGCAGCCGCCAGAGGTGAGCACCAAACGGACAGCCGAGGTGAAACAGGAGCGCGCGTGCCTCCAGCCGCTGCAGGCGAGGCAGATATACGCCATGCTGCCGCCGAAG CTGGAGTTGGAGACGAAGGACGTGAAGTTCTGCGTGTCTCCCGAAGACGGTTCTATAGTGGGCAACACCAGCCCTGAGCAGCAGCACTGCTCGTCGACCACAGCCGCCGCCGCCAGCGGGGCCAGGGATGATGACGCGCCTCGCAGACTCTGTCTCGTCTGTGGTGATGTCGCCTCAGGATTCCATTACGGTGTGGCCAGCTGTGAAGCTTGCAAGGCGTTCTTCAAGAGGACCATACAG ATGCTTGCGCAGGGCAACATAGAGTACACGTGTCCCGCGTCAAACGAATGCGAGATCAACAAGCGGAGGCGGAAGGCGTGCCAGGCGTGCCGTTTCCGCAAGTGCCTGCGCACGGGCATGCTGCGCGAGGGCGTGCGGCTGGACCGCGTGCGCGGCGGCCGGCAGAAGTACCGCCGCGCGCCCGACCAGGCGCTGCACCAGCCGCGCCCGCAGCTCGACGACATCAAG GTGCTGGAAGCGTTGTCTTCATACGAGCCGGACCTGTACACGTGCTCGCCGCCGCCCAGCGGCGTGACGGACCCCACGGCCAAGACCCTTACGATGCTCGCGGACTTATACGACAAGGAGCTGGTCGGAGTGATCGGCTGGGCCAAGCAGATACCTGGATTCACGGATCTTCAGTTGAATGATCAG ATGCGGCTGTTACAAAGCACATGGGCGGAGATGCTGAGCCTGATGCTGGCGTACAGATCCAtgtcgggcggcggcggcggcgcgctgcgGCTGCGGTTCGCGACCGACCTCTCGCTCGACGAGCAGCAGGCCAAGGACATCGGCGCCCACGACCTGTACCTGCAG GTGTGCGGCGTGGCGCGGCGGCTGgagcgcgcggcggcgctgcgCGAGGAGTGCTACCTGCTGAAGGCGCTGGCGCTCGCCAACTCCGAGGCGCGCCTCGACGAGCACGCCGCGCTGCGCCGCTTCCGCGACCACATCCTCGCCGCGCTCAACGACGCCGTCTCCGCGCTCAG GCCGTACAACGCGAACGCGGCGCTGCAGCAGCTGCTGCTGGTGCTGCCGGCGCTGCGGCTGGCGGACGTGGCGGTGCGGCGCTTCTGGTCGGGCGTGCACCGCGACCGGCGCGCGCCCATGAACAAGCTGTTCGTGGAGATGCTGGAGGCGAGCCTGCGGTAG
- the LOC115453274 gene encoding steroid hormone receptor ERR2 isoform X1, translated as MLKMCPLDDAWMFSDIVTSLEMIDHNVQMMSAVSGEPMLRRVKQETDPPPQYSTEPPAPHAQPLHPRPMPMMQPPEVSTKRTAEVKQERACLQPLQARQIYAMLPPKVPLSPQQLELETKDVKFCVSPEDGSIVGNTSPEQQHCSSTTAAAASGARDDDAPRRLCLVCGDVASGFHYGVASCEACKAFFKRTIQMLAQGNIEYTCPASNECEINKRRRKACQACRFRKCLRTGMLREGVRLDRVRGGRQKYRRAPDQALHQPRPQLDDIKVLEALSSYEPDLYTCSPPPSGVTDPTAKTLTMLADLYDKELVGVIGWAKQIPGFTDLQLNDQMRLLQSTWAEMLSLMLAYRSMSGGGGGALRLRFATDLSLDEQQAKDIGAHDLYLQVCGVARRLERAAALREECYLLKALALANSEARLDEHAALRRFRDHILAALNDAVSALRPYNANAALQQLLLVLPALRLADVAVRRFWSGVHRDRRAPMNKLFVEMLEASLR; from the exons GTGCAAATGATGTCGGCAGTAAGTGGCGAGCCGATGCTACGTCGTGTGAAGCAAGAGACCGACCCGCCGCCGCAGTACTCCACCGAGCCGCCGGCGCCGCACGCGCAGCCGCTCCACCCGCGCCCGATGCCCATGATGCAGCCGCCAGAGGTGAGCACCAAACGGACAGCCGAGGTGAAACAGGAGCGCGCGTGCCTCCAGCCGCTGCAGGCGAGGCAGATATACGCCATGCTGCCGCCGAAG GTACCGTTGTCTCCCCAACAGCTGGAGTTGGAGACGAAGGACGTGAAGTTCTGCGTGTCTCCCGAAGACGGTTCTATAGTGGGCAACACCAGCCCTGAGCAGCAGCACTGCTCGTCGACCACAGCCGCCGCCGCCAGCGGGGCCAGGGATGATGACGCGCCTCGCAGACTCTGTCTCGTCTGTGGTGATGTCGCCTCAGGATTCCATTACGGTGTGGCCAGCTGTGAAGCTTGCAAGGCGTTCTTCAAGAGGACCATACAG ATGCTTGCGCAGGGCAACATAGAGTACACGTGTCCCGCGTCAAACGAATGCGAGATCAACAAGCGGAGGCGGAAGGCGTGCCAGGCGTGCCGTTTCCGCAAGTGCCTGCGCACGGGCATGCTGCGCGAGGGCGTGCGGCTGGACCGCGTGCGCGGCGGCCGGCAGAAGTACCGCCGCGCGCCCGACCAGGCGCTGCACCAGCCGCGCCCGCAGCTCGACGACATCAAG GTGCTGGAAGCGTTGTCTTCATACGAGCCGGACCTGTACACGTGCTCGCCGCCGCCCAGCGGCGTGACGGACCCCACGGCCAAGACCCTTACGATGCTCGCGGACTTATACGACAAGGAGCTGGTCGGAGTGATCGGCTGGGCCAAGCAGATACCTGGATTCACGGATCTTCAGTTGAATGATCAG ATGCGGCTGTTACAAAGCACATGGGCGGAGATGCTGAGCCTGATGCTGGCGTACAGATCCAtgtcgggcggcggcggcggcgcgctgcgGCTGCGGTTCGCGACCGACCTCTCGCTCGACGAGCAGCAGGCCAAGGACATCGGCGCCCACGACCTGTACCTGCAG GTGTGCGGCGTGGCGCGGCGGCTGgagcgcgcggcggcgctgcgCGAGGAGTGCTACCTGCTGAAGGCGCTGGCGCTCGCCAACTCCGAGGCGCGCCTCGACGAGCACGCCGCGCTGCGCCGCTTCCGCGACCACATCCTCGCCGCGCTCAACGACGCCGTCTCCGCGCTCAG GCCGTACAACGCGAACGCGGCGCTGCAGCAGCTGCTGCTGGTGCTGCCGGCGCTGCGGCTGGCGGACGTGGCGGTGCGGCGCTTCTGGTCGGGCGTGCACCGCGACCGGCGCGCGCCCATGAACAAGCTGTTCGTGGAGATGCTGGAGGCGAGCCTGCGGTAG
- the LOC115453274 gene encoding steroid hormone receptor ERR2 isoform X2 codes for MLKMCPLDDAWMFSDIVTSLEMIDHNVQMMSAVSGEPMLRRVKQETDPPPQYSTEPPAPHAQPLHPRPMPMMQPPEVSTKRTAEVKQERACLQPLQARQIYAMLPPKVPLSPQQLELETKDVKFCVSPEDGSIVGNTSPEQQHCSSTTAAAASGARDDDAPRRLCLVCGDVASGFHYGVASCEACKAFFKRTIQGNIEYTCPASNECEINKRRRKACQACRFRKCLRTGMLREGVRLDRVRGGRQKYRRAPDQALHQPRPQLDDIKVLEALSSYEPDLYTCSPPPSGVTDPTAKTLTMLADLYDKELVGVIGWAKQIPGFTDLQLNDQMRLLQSTWAEMLSLMLAYRSMSGGGGGALRLRFATDLSLDEQQAKDIGAHDLYLQVCGVARRLERAAALREECYLLKALALANSEARLDEHAALRRFRDHILAALNDAVSALRPYNANAALQQLLLVLPALRLADVAVRRFWSGVHRDRRAPMNKLFVEMLEASLR; via the exons GTGCAAATGATGTCGGCAGTAAGTGGCGAGCCGATGCTACGTCGTGTGAAGCAAGAGACCGACCCGCCGCCGCAGTACTCCACCGAGCCGCCGGCGCCGCACGCGCAGCCGCTCCACCCGCGCCCGATGCCCATGATGCAGCCGCCAGAGGTGAGCACCAAACGGACAGCCGAGGTGAAACAGGAGCGCGCGTGCCTCCAGCCGCTGCAGGCGAGGCAGATATACGCCATGCTGCCGCCGAAG GTACCGTTGTCTCCCCAACAGCTGGAGTTGGAGACGAAGGACGTGAAGTTCTGCGTGTCTCCCGAAGACGGTTCTATAGTGGGCAACACCAGCCCTGAGCAGCAGCACTGCTCGTCGACCACAGCCGCCGCCGCCAGCGGGGCCAGGGATGATGACGCGCCTCGCAGACTCTGTCTCGTCTGTGGTGATGTCGCCTCAGGATTCCATTACGGTGTGGCCAGCTGTGAAGCTTGCAAGGCGTTCTTCAAGAGGACCATACAG GGCAACATAGAGTACACGTGTCCCGCGTCAAACGAATGCGAGATCAACAAGCGGAGGCGGAAGGCGTGCCAGGCGTGCCGTTTCCGCAAGTGCCTGCGCACGGGCATGCTGCGCGAGGGCGTGCGGCTGGACCGCGTGCGCGGCGGCCGGCAGAAGTACCGCCGCGCGCCCGACCAGGCGCTGCACCAGCCGCGCCCGCAGCTCGACGACATCAAG GTGCTGGAAGCGTTGTCTTCATACGAGCCGGACCTGTACACGTGCTCGCCGCCGCCCAGCGGCGTGACGGACCCCACGGCCAAGACCCTTACGATGCTCGCGGACTTATACGACAAGGAGCTGGTCGGAGTGATCGGCTGGGCCAAGCAGATACCTGGATTCACGGATCTTCAGTTGAATGATCAG ATGCGGCTGTTACAAAGCACATGGGCGGAGATGCTGAGCCTGATGCTGGCGTACAGATCCAtgtcgggcggcggcggcggcgcgctgcgGCTGCGGTTCGCGACCGACCTCTCGCTCGACGAGCAGCAGGCCAAGGACATCGGCGCCCACGACCTGTACCTGCAG GTGTGCGGCGTGGCGCGGCGGCTGgagcgcgcggcggcgctgcgCGAGGAGTGCTACCTGCTGAAGGCGCTGGCGCTCGCCAACTCCGAGGCGCGCCTCGACGAGCACGCCGCGCTGCGCCGCTTCCGCGACCACATCCTCGCCGCGCTCAACGACGCCGTCTCCGCGCTCAG GCCGTACAACGCGAACGCGGCGCTGCAGCAGCTGCTGCTGGTGCTGCCGGCGCTGCGGCTGGCGGACGTGGCGGTGCGGCGCTTCTGGTCGGGCGTGCACCGCGACCGGCGCGCGCCCATGAACAAGCTGTTCGTGGAGATGCTGGAGGCGAGCCTGCGGTAG
- the LOC115453274 gene encoding steroid hormone receptor ERR2 isoform X9 codes for MLKMCPLDDAWMFSDIVTSLEMIDHNVQMMSAVSGEPMLRRVKQETDPPPQYSTEPPAPHAQPLHPRPMPMMQPPEVPLSPQQLELETKDVKFCVSPEDGSIVGNTSPEQQHCSSTTAAAASGARDDDAPRRLCLVCGDVASGFHYGVASCEACKAFFKRTIQGNIEYTCPASNECEINKRRRKACQACRFRKCLRTGMLREGVRLDRVRGGRQKYRRAPDQALHQPRPQLDDIKVLEALSSYEPDLYTCSPPPSGVTDPTAKTLTMLADLYDKELVGVIGWAKQIPGFTDLQLNDQMRLLQSTWAEMLSLMLAYRSMSGGGGGALRLRFATDLSLDEQQAKDIGAHDLYLQVCGVARRLERAAALREECYLLKALALANSEARLDEHAALRRFRDHILAALNDAVSALRPYNANAALQQLLLVLPALRLADVAVRRFWSGVHRDRRAPMNKLFVEMLEASLR; via the exons GTGCAAATGATGTCGGCAGTAAGTGGCGAGCCGATGCTACGTCGTGTGAAGCAAGAGACCGACCCGCCGCCGCAGTACTCCACCGAGCCGCCGGCGCCGCACGCGCAGCCGCTCCACCCGCGCCCGATGCCCATGATGCAGCCGCCAGAG GTACCGTTGTCTCCCCAACAGCTGGAGTTGGAGACGAAGGACGTGAAGTTCTGCGTGTCTCCCGAAGACGGTTCTATAGTGGGCAACACCAGCCCTGAGCAGCAGCACTGCTCGTCGACCACAGCCGCCGCCGCCAGCGGGGCCAGGGATGATGACGCGCCTCGCAGACTCTGTCTCGTCTGTGGTGATGTCGCCTCAGGATTCCATTACGGTGTGGCCAGCTGTGAAGCTTGCAAGGCGTTCTTCAAGAGGACCATACAG GGCAACATAGAGTACACGTGTCCCGCGTCAAACGAATGCGAGATCAACAAGCGGAGGCGGAAGGCGTGCCAGGCGTGCCGTTTCCGCAAGTGCCTGCGCACGGGCATGCTGCGCGAGGGCGTGCGGCTGGACCGCGTGCGCGGCGGCCGGCAGAAGTACCGCCGCGCGCCCGACCAGGCGCTGCACCAGCCGCGCCCGCAGCTCGACGACATCAAG GTGCTGGAAGCGTTGTCTTCATACGAGCCGGACCTGTACACGTGCTCGCCGCCGCCCAGCGGCGTGACGGACCCCACGGCCAAGACCCTTACGATGCTCGCGGACTTATACGACAAGGAGCTGGTCGGAGTGATCGGCTGGGCCAAGCAGATACCTGGATTCACGGATCTTCAGTTGAATGATCAG ATGCGGCTGTTACAAAGCACATGGGCGGAGATGCTGAGCCTGATGCTGGCGTACAGATCCAtgtcgggcggcggcggcggcgcgctgcgGCTGCGGTTCGCGACCGACCTCTCGCTCGACGAGCAGCAGGCCAAGGACATCGGCGCCCACGACCTGTACCTGCAG GTGTGCGGCGTGGCGCGGCGGCTGgagcgcgcggcggcgctgcgCGAGGAGTGCTACCTGCTGAAGGCGCTGGCGCTCGCCAACTCCGAGGCGCGCCTCGACGAGCACGCCGCGCTGCGCCGCTTCCGCGACCACATCCTCGCCGCGCTCAACGACGCCGTCTCCGCGCTCAG GCCGTACAACGCGAACGCGGCGCTGCAGCAGCTGCTGCTGGTGCTGCCGGCGCTGCGGCTGGCGGACGTGGCGGTGCGGCGCTTCTGGTCGGGCGTGCACCGCGACCGGCGCGCGCCCATGAACAAGCTGTTCGTGGAGATGCTGGAGGCGAGCCTGCGGTAG